A genomic stretch from Pararhizobium sp. IMCC21322 includes:
- a CDS encoding IlvD/Edd family dehydratase, translating to MSSGNEMKPPKLRSQLWFDNPENPGMTALYLERYLNFGLTREELQSGKPIIGIAQTGSDLSPCNRHHIELAKRVRSGIESAGAIAFEFPVHPIQETGKRPTATLDRNLAYLGLVELLFGYPLDGVVLTIGCDKTTPACLMAAATVNIPAIALSVGPMLNGWHKGERTGSGTIVWKAREQLATGDIDYEEFMEIVSSSAPSVGYCNTMGTATTMNSLAEALGMQLPGAAAIPAPYRERGQISYHTGQRIVEMVAEDLKPSDIMTREAFENAIVVNSAIGGSTNAPIHLNAIARHLGVPLNNDDWQSIGHKVPLLVNLQPAGAYLGEDYHRAGGVPAVVGELMRAGALPHPQAVTVNGRSIGDNCAAATIENDDVIYRFDKPMMSEAGFINLKGNLFNSAIMKTSVISDEFRERYLSNPDDPEAFEGRAFVFEGPEDYHDRIDDPANEIDENCLLFIRGTGPIGYPGGAEVVNMQPPAYLIKKGIHALPCIGDGRQSGTSGSPSILNASPEAAAGGGLAIVRTGDPVRVDLKKGEANILISEEEVKQRFADLEAAGGFKYPASQTPWQEIQRDLTAQFDEGMVLKPAVKYRSVARQVPRDNH from the coding sequence ATGAGTTCTGGCAATGAGATGAAGCCACCAAAACTGCGTTCACAATTGTGGTTCGACAATCCCGAAAATCCGGGCATGACTGCGCTGTATCTGGAGCGCTATCTGAATTTTGGACTGACGCGTGAGGAATTGCAGTCAGGCAAGCCGATTATCGGCATCGCGCAAACAGGGTCCGATCTGTCGCCCTGCAATCGCCATCATATAGAACTGGCAAAGCGTGTGCGTTCGGGCATTGAATCTGCTGGCGCTATTGCATTTGAATTTCCGGTGCACCCCATTCAGGAGACAGGCAAGCGGCCAACGGCCACGCTGGACCGCAATCTGGCCTATCTGGGGCTGGTGGAATTGCTGTTTGGGTATCCGCTCGATGGTGTGGTGTTGACGATTGGCTGTGACAAGACGACACCTGCCTGCCTGATGGCGGCAGCTACCGTCAATATTCCAGCCATTGCCTTGTCTGTCGGGCCGATGCTGAATGGCTGGCACAAGGGTGAACGTACCGGATCCGGAACGATCGTCTGGAAGGCACGGGAGCAACTTGCAACCGGTGATATCGACTATGAGGAATTCATGGAGATCGTGTCCTCCTCTGCGCCATCTGTCGGCTATTGCAATACAATGGGCACGGCCACGACCATGAATTCATTGGCCGAAGCACTTGGCATGCAATTGCCGGGGGCTGCGGCCATCCCCGCGCCCTATCGCGAACGTGGTCAGATTTCCTATCACACCGGCCAGCGCATTGTGGAAATGGTGGCCGAAGATCTGAAGCCGTCCGACATCATGACGCGCGAGGCGTTTGAAAACGCCATTGTGGTCAATTCGGCCATTGGCGGGTCTACCAATGCGCCGATCCACCTGAATGCAATTGCGCGTCACCTGGGCGTTCCGCTGAACAATGATGACTGGCAGAGCATTGGTCACAAAGTGCCGTTGCTGGTAAATCTGCAACCGGCTGGCGCGTATCTGGGTGAAGATTACCACAGGGCTGGCGGTGTGCCTGCCGTTGTTGGCGAATTGATGCGTGCCGGGGCCTTGCCACATCCGCAAGCTGTCACCGTTAATGGCCGCAGCATTGGCGATAATTGCGCAGCGGCGACCATTGAAAATGATGATGTCATTTATCGTTTTGACAAGCCGATGATGAGCGAAGCGGGTTTTATCAATCTGAAAGGCAATCTTTTCAATTCCGCGATCATGAAAACCAGTGTGATTTCTGATGAATTCCGGGAGCGTTATCTGTCGAATCCGGATGATCCGGAAGCTTTTGAAGGGCGCGCTTTTGTGTTTGAAGGGCCTGAAGATTATCATGACCGGATTGATGATCCGGCCAATGAGATTGATGAGAATTGCCTGTTGTTCATTCGCGGAACCGGACCGATCGGTTATCCTGGCGGCGCTGAGGTGGTGAATATGCAGCCGCCTGCCTATCTGATCAAAAAGGGCATTCATGCGCTGCCCTGCATCGGCGATGGCCGCCAGTCGGGAACTTCGGGATCACCGTCAATCCTGAACGCCTCTCCGGAAGCGGCGGCCGGTGGTGGTCTGGCGATTGTTCGGACCGGCGATCCTGTGCGGGTCGATTTGAAAAAAGGGGAGGCCAACATTCTGATCAGTGAGGAAGAGGTCAAGCAACGCTTTGCTGATCTGGAGGCCGCAGGTGGCTTCAAATATCCCGCTAGCCAGACGCCATGGCAGGAAATACAGCGCGACCTGACTGCGCAATTCGATGAAGGTATGGTTTTGAAACCAGCCGTTAAATACCGTTCTGTGGCCAGGCAAGTGCCACGGGACAACCACTAG
- a CDS encoding pyridoxal phosphate-dependent aminotransferase, with protein MTALTTISGFDRIGEENAFAVLARATALAAEGKDIINLGIGQPDFETPPHIVEAAIKALRDGHHGYTPATGILPLREAVAADIHQRYDATVSPDNIMIVPGGKVTMYAAILLFGQPGAEILYPDPGFPIYRSMIEFTGAKPIPVPIREENSFAFSAQETLSLITDKTRLVIINSPANPTGGVTPKAEIDALVAGLADRPDIAIMSDEIYDRMTYDGEQHVSLLNYPEIRDCLIVLNGWSKTYAMTGWRMGWSVWPDALYDKVRKLAVNAWSCVNAPSQYAGIAALTGPQDAVGDMMAAFDHRRHIVVDQLNKLPGVNCAVPKGAFYAFPNIKQTGWPAKKLASALLEEAGVATIGGPDFGILGEGYIRLSYANSAENIERAISRMADFMEQTKAP; from the coding sequence ATGACTGCGCTGACAACAATTTCCGGCTTTGACCGCATCGGCGAGGAAAACGCCTTTGCCGTGCTGGCCCGCGCCACTGCATTGGCTGCAGAAGGCAAGGACATTATCAATCTGGGTATTGGCCAACCGGATTTTGAAACACCCCCACATATTGTGGAAGCCGCCATCAAGGCGCTCAGGGATGGGCATCACGGTTACACGCCCGCTACCGGGATTTTGCCACTGCGTGAAGCGGTCGCTGCGGATATTCATCAGCGCTATGATGCGACGGTATCGCCAGACAACATCATGATTGTGCCTGGCGGCAAGGTTACAATGTACGCAGCAATCCTGCTGTTTGGTCAGCCCGGCGCCGAAATCCTCTACCCTGACCCCGGCTTCCCCATCTACCGGTCAATGATCGAATTTACCGGGGCCAAGCCCATTCCCGTGCCCATTCGCGAGGAAAACAGCTTTGCCTTTTCGGCGCAGGAAACCCTCTCGCTGATCACGGACAAGACGCGTCTTGTCATCATCAATTCACCAGCCAATCCCACCGGCGGTGTCACGCCGAAAGCTGAAATCGATGCTCTGGTCGCCGGCCTGGCTGATCGTCCCGATATCGCCATCATGTCTGATGAGATTTATGACCGCATGACATATGATGGCGAACAGCATGTGTCGTTGCTAAATTATCCGGAAATCAGAGATTGCCTGATCGTGCTCAATGGCTGGTCAAAAACCTACGCCATGACCGGCTGGCGCATGGGCTGGTCTGTGTGGCCGGATGCGCTTTACGACAAAGTCCGCAAACTCGCTGTGAATGCCTGGTCTTGCGTCAATGCACCATCGCAATATGCCGGTATCGCCGCCCTCACAGGCCCTCAGGATGCGGTTGGAGATATGATGGCGGCCTTTGACCACCGCCGACATATTGTGGTGGATCAACTTAACAAGCTTCCAGGTGTTAATTGCGCTGTGCCCAAAGGGGCATTTTATGCATTCCCCAACATCAAGCAGACAGGCTGGCCCGCCAAGAAACTGGCAAGCGCCTTGCTGGAAGAGGCTGGCGTTGCCACAATCGGTGGTCCCGATTTCGGCATTTTGGGCGAAGGCTATATCCGGCTCTCATACGCCAATTCGGCAGAGAACATTGAACGGGCAATCAGCCGTATGGCAGACTTTATGGAACAGACAAAAGCGCCTTAA
- the modB gene encoding molybdate ABC transporter permease subunit, translated as MGNQRVFDAVTPAEISALTLSLKVASLALVVMMPLAIFVAYVLSRKRFRGHSLLNALVFLPLVLPPVVTGYFLLLTFGRTGPVGMVLDSLFGTRLAFTWVGAAIAAGVMAFPLMVRPLRQAFDAVDPGLEVAAKSLGVKRVRRWLTITLPLAMPGLIAGAVLGFAKALGEFGATITFAANIPGETRTLALAIYTELQRPGGETPAFRLTLISLAIAVVAVILSELVVARIARRARAAQEDRHG; from the coding sequence ATGGGAAACCAACGGGTTTTTGACGCCGTGACTCCAGCCGAAATCAGCGCCCTTACTCTCTCGCTCAAAGTGGCCTCACTGGCGCTGGTCGTGATGATGCCATTGGCAATTTTTGTTGCCTATGTGTTGTCGCGCAAACGGTTTCGGGGCCACAGTTTGTTGAATGCGCTGGTGTTTTTGCCTCTTGTATTGCCGCCAGTTGTTACCGGATATTTTCTGCTGCTGACCTTTGGGCGTACCGGACCGGTGGGCATGGTCTTGGACAGTCTGTTTGGCACACGGCTCGCCTTTACCTGGGTGGGCGCTGCAATTGCTGCCGGCGTTATGGCGTTTCCGCTGATGGTCCGGCCTTTGCGGCAGGCCTTTGACGCGGTGGACCCGGGGCTTGAAGTTGCGGCAAAATCACTTGGGGTCAAACGGGTCCGGCGCTGGCTGACCATTACATTGCCGCTGGCCATGCCCGGTCTGATTGCGGGCGCTGTGCTGGGCTTTGCCAAAGCCCTGGGTGAATTTGGGGCAACCATTACATTTGCCGCCAATATTCCGGGAGAAACACGGACGCTGGCGCTTGCGATTTATACTGAGTTGCAGCGGCCCGGCGGCGAAACACCGGCATTTCGACTGACATTGATCTCGCTGGCGATTGCCGTTGTGGCCGTTATTCTGTCTGAACTCGTTGTTGCGCGGATAGCGCGCCGCGCGCGCGCCGCGCAGGAGGACCGCCATGGGTGA
- the modA gene encoding molybdate ABC transporter substrate-binding protein, with protein sequence MHNSGKAFLVAVFACLLSPHIANALEPPVPFTVFAASSLTDVLEEAIAAYHEEYTPGLVTLSVAGTGTLARQIEAGAPVDVFISADREWIDYLSDKGLIEGRTATHVASNRLVLITRSDTRLSGTLDERLLQLSESGRIAMGDPEAVPAGRYARTALQSLQIWTKLQGAIVPTHNVRMALALVLRGEVDGAIVYATDAALTPELTVQAVFLQGLHSPIRYWAVALGGAPWTAFDFISSLRSAKAAEIWETNGFLTP encoded by the coding sequence ATGCATAACAGCGGTAAGGCCTTTTTGGTCGCTGTATTTGCTTGCCTTTTGTCCCCTCACATTGCCAATGCTTTGGAGCCGCCGGTTCCATTTACCGTATTTGCAGCGTCCAGTCTTACGGATGTGCTGGAAGAAGCCATCGCCGCCTATCATGAAGAATATACGCCCGGATTGGTGACTCTCTCCGTTGCGGGAACAGGCACCCTGGCGCGCCAGATCGAGGCCGGTGCGCCGGTGGATGTGTTCATTTCAGCTGATCGCGAGTGGATTGATTATCTGTCTGACAAGGGCCTCATTGAGGGCCGTACGGCCACCCATGTTGCGAGCAACCGTTTGGTTCTGATCACGCGCTCCGACACACGCCTGTCCGGGACGCTGGATGAACGTCTGCTTCAATTGAGCGAGTCCGGCCGTATTGCAATGGGAGACCCGGAAGCGGTGCCTGCAGGGCGCTATGCCCGCACCGCGTTGCAATCGCTCCAGATATGGACGAAGTTGCAAGGTGCGATTGTGCCGACGCATAATGTACGTATGGCATTGGCGCTGGTTCTGAGGGGGGAAGTTGATGGCGCAATTGTATATGCAACAGATGCTGCGCTTACGCCTGAATTGACGGTGCAGGCTGTGTTTTTGCAAGGGCTTCATTCGCCTATTCGCTATTGGGCCGTGGCGCTTGGCGGCGCGCCCTGGACAGCTTTTGACTTTATTTCCAGCCTGCGCAGCGCAAAGGCTGCCGAGATATGGGAAACCAACGGGTTTTTGACGCCGTGA
- a CDS encoding 2-dehydro-3-deoxy-phosphogluconate aldolase: MTQNIDLLRPVLTRAPVVPVLIIDDAKSAVPLARALVAGGLTALEVTLRTPAALEAIKAIADEVEGADIGAGTVLTPGQLEACVKAGAKFLVSPGCAPNLLDAAKDSPAPLLPGVATASEAMQIMERGYTYMKFFPAEQAGGAPYLKALSSPLADLRFCPTGGVSLKNAADYLSLPKVICVGGSWVAPKQAVVDGDWDTIENLARDASKLGR, translated from the coding sequence ATGACACAAAACATTGATCTTCTGCGCCCGGTCCTCACCCGCGCACCTGTTGTTCCGGTTCTCATCATTGATGATGCGAAATCGGCTGTTCCCCTTGCGCGCGCCCTTGTTGCCGGCGGCCTGACTGCGCTGGAAGTGACGTTGCGCACACCAGCTGCATTGGAGGCTATCAAGGCAATTGCTGATGAAGTCGAAGGCGCTGATATTGGCGCCGGAACGGTTCTGACGCCAGGCCAGTTGGAGGCCTGCGTCAAAGCTGGCGCCAAATTCCTGGTAAGCCCGGGCTGTGCGCCCAATTTGCTGGATGCGGCAAAGGACAGTCCGGCCCCATTGCTGCCGGGTGTTGCGACCGCCAGTGAAGCCATGCAGATCATGGAACGCGGCTATACATATATGAAATTTTTCCCGGCCGAGCAGGCTGGTGGCGCACCCTATTTGAAGGCCCTGTCTTCGCCTTTGGCTGATCTGCGGTTTTGCCCGACCGGTGGTGTATCCTTGAAGAATGCTGCCGATTATCTCTCCCTTCCCAAAGTGATTTGCGTCGGTGGATCCTGGGTTGCGCCCAAGCAAGCCGTTGTGGATGGGGATTGGGATACCATTGAAAATCTGGCGCGTGATGCGTCCAAGCTCGGACGGTAA
- a CDS encoding CaiB/BaiF CoA-transferase family protein, translating into MASPKPLSGLKVLDLSRVLAGPFAGQLLADLGADVIKVESPQGDDTRRWGPPFIDRDDGSRDAAYFHSCNRGKRSLVADLKNIDDLRRIESLIARADVVLENFKVGGLKQFGLDHATLCARHPGLIYCSITGFGHSGPKSHQAGYDIMIQGLSGIMSITGEADGPPQKMGVAFADVFTGLYSVIAIQAALSERGRSGLGQFIDMALFDTMTAVLVNQAMNHLTSGTAPQRMGNAHPNIVPYQAFAVADGYVIVAVGNDGQFRRFCQVLERDDLAHNARYQTNPDRVRHRSSLIPELETELQTWQRDRLLAALEAATVPCGPIHDVGEAINDPQLQHRGMVLEREGIPGLASPIHFGTEVLASELASPTLGNTSFDDAEKLFGRV; encoded by the coding sequence ATGGCTTCGCCCAAGCCGCTTTCCGGATTGAAAGTTCTTGATCTGTCACGTGTGCTGGCCGGACCGTTCGCCGGACAGCTGCTGGCTGATCTGGGGGCAGATGTTATTAAAGTGGAAAGCCCACAAGGCGATGACACACGCAGATGGGGCCCTCCCTTCATTGATCGCGATGATGGTAGCCGGGACGCGGCCTATTTCCACAGTTGTAACCGTGGCAAGCGGTCTCTCGTTGCAGACCTGAAAAACATCGATGACCTTCGACGGATTGAAAGCCTGATAGCCAGAGCCGACGTGGTTCTTGAAAATTTCAAGGTGGGCGGCCTGAAGCAATTCGGACTTGATCATGCCACGCTCTGCGCGCGTCACCCAGGCCTGATCTACTGCTCGATTACCGGGTTTGGCCATAGCGGGCCGAAAAGCCATCAGGCTGGCTATGATATCATGATCCAGGGCCTGTCCGGCATCATGTCGATTACGGGCGAGGCGGATGGCCCACCGCAAAAGATGGGTGTAGCTTTCGCGGACGTGTTTACGGGCCTTTACTCAGTGATTGCCATTCAGGCGGCATTGAGCGAGCGGGGCCGGTCCGGCTTAGGGCAATTCATTGATATGGCGCTGTTTGATACGATGACCGCCGTATTGGTCAATCAGGCGATGAACCATCTGACATCCGGCACCGCGCCGCAGCGTATGGGGAATGCACACCCGAACATTGTGCCTTATCAGGCATTTGCCGTTGCCGATGGCTATGTGATTGTGGCAGTCGGAAATGATGGGCAGTTCAGGCGGTTTTGTCAGGTTCTGGAACGGGATGATCTTGCGCATAATGCGCGCTATCAGACAAATCCGGATCGTGTCCGCCATCGCAGCTCGTTGATTCCAGAGCTGGAAACAGAGTTGCAGACGTGGCAGCGGGACAGACTTTTGGCAGCCCTTGAGGCCGCGACGGTTCCTTGTGGTCCGATCCATGATGTGGGGGAAGCCATCAATGATCCGCAATTGCAACACCGTGGCATGGTGCTGGAGCGCGAGGGTATACCGGGGCTTGCCAGCCCTATACATTTTGGCACGGAAGTCTTGGCGTCCGAACTGGCATCACCGACCCTTGGCAACACAAGTTTTGACGATGCGGAAAAACTGTTTGGCCGCGTGTGA
- a CDS encoding acyl-CoA dehydrogenase, translating into MNAPISKKDAPAQAGFQWDDPFLLTEQLTEEERLISEAARAFAAEKLQPRILEAYAAEETDPEIFAEMGAMGLLGATIPETYGGADVGYVSYGLIAREVERVDSGYRSMMSVQSSLVMYPIYAYGSEEQRQKYLPKLATGEWIGCFGLTEPDAGSDPAAMKTRAVKIDGGYRLTGSKMWISNSPIADVFVVWAKSEDHDNKICGFVLDKGMAGLSAPKIGNKLSLRASVTGEIVMDNVEVPEAALLPNVSGLKGPFGCLNRARYGIGWGVMGAAEDCWHRARNYGLERKQFDKPLAGTQLFQKKLADMQTEIALGLQACLRVGRLMDEGRSAPEMISLIKRNNCGKALEIARHARDMHGGNGISGEYHVMRHAQNLETVNTYEGTHDVHALILGRAQTGLQAFF; encoded by the coding sequence ATGAACGCTCCAATATCCAAGAAGGACGCGCCAGCTCAAGCAGGCTTTCAGTGGGATGATCCATTTCTGTTGACAGAGCAACTCACAGAAGAAGAGCGTCTGATCAGCGAAGCGGCGCGCGCCTTTGCAGCTGAGAAACTGCAGCCTCGCATTCTGGAGGCTTATGCTGCTGAGGAAACTGATCCTGAGATTTTTGCGGAAATGGGGGCGATGGGCTTGCTTGGTGCCACCATCCCTGAAACCTATGGCGGTGCGGATGTTGGCTATGTCAGCTATGGTCTGATTGCCCGTGAAGTTGAACGCGTTGACAGCGGTTATCGCTCGATGATGAGCGTGCAGTCCTCATTGGTGATGTACCCAATTTATGCCTATGGCTCTGAAGAACAACGACAAAAATATCTGCCTAAATTGGCAACAGGAGAATGGATCGGCTGTTTTGGCCTGACAGAGCCGGATGCCGGCTCCGACCCCGCAGCTATGAAAACCAGAGCCGTCAAAATTGATGGCGGCTATCGACTGACCGGTTCGAAAATGTGGATCTCCAATTCACCGATTGCGGATGTGTTTGTGGTCTGGGCCAAATCCGAAGACCATGACAACAAGATCTGCGGTTTTGTGCTGGATAAGGGTATGGCAGGGCTGAGCGCGCCGAAAATCGGCAATAAATTGTCTTTGCGTGCCTCTGTCACCGGCGAGATTGTGATGGATAATGTCGAGGTCCCTGAAGCTGCCCTCTTGCCCAATGTCTCTGGCCTGAAAGGACCTTTTGGTTGTCTCAACCGGGCGCGTTATGGCATCGGATGGGGCGTGATGGGGGCGGCGGAAGATTGCTGGCATCGTGCCCGAAATTACGGGCTGGAACGCAAGCAGTTCGACAAACCCTTGGCAGGCACGCAGCTTTTTCAGAAAAAACTGGCCGATATGCAGACCGAGATTGCCCTTGGCCTGCAGGCCTGTTTGCGCGTGGGTCGTTTGATGGATGAAGGGCGCAGCGCGCCTGAAATGATATCACTGATCAAGCGGAACAATTGCGGCAAAGCGTTGGAAATTGCCCGCCATGCGCGGGACATGCATGGTGGCAATGGCATATCAGGCGAGTATCATGTGATGCGCCATGCGCAGAATCTGGAAACCGTAAACACCTATGAAGGCACTCATGATGTGCATGCGTTGATTCTGGGCCGGGCACAAACCGGATTGCAGGCCTTTTTCTAG
- a CDS encoding HAD family hydrolase, whose amino-acid sequence MGVQTIIFDWDGTLARTLELWLGGYQTSLSRRDLTFDPREIVAEFFHNHHEVPGRHPDINFPAIAEETREHVLQASHSVDLYDGAIQTLNVLKDNKTALSLVSSSARPLLESGLAAHSLNPFFGSTIAGDDGYGHKPNTLPFEETLDRMGANARDTLVIGDSHVDILAGKSIGCQTCLFAPPQNALFHDFDHLKSMNADYEIDHLSGLVELI is encoded by the coding sequence ATGGGTGTTCAGACCATAATTTTTGATTGGGATGGAACCCTTGCCAGAACTTTGGAGTTGTGGCTCGGCGGGTATCAGACGTCGCTCAGTCGACGCGATCTGACATTCGACCCCAGGGAAATTGTCGCGGAATTTTTTCACAACCATCATGAAGTTCCGGGCAGGCATCCGGATATCAATTTTCCGGCAATAGCAGAGGAAACCCGCGAACATGTATTACAGGCGTCACATAGTGTGGACTTGTATGATGGGGCCATTCAAACCCTCAATGTGCTTAAAGACAACAAGACGGCATTGAGCCTGGTCAGTTCCAGCGCGCGCCCTTTATTGGAGAGCGGACTGGCTGCACATAGTCTCAATCCGTTTTTTGGGTCTACCATCGCAGGAGATGATGGCTACGGCCATAAACCGAATACGCTGCCCTTTGAGGAAACTCTTGACAGAATGGGTGCCAATGCGCGCGACACATTGGTCATCGGAGACTCTCACGTGGACATTCTCGCGGGCAAATCCATCGGCTGCCAAACGTGCTTGTTTGCACCGCCACAAAACGCTCTGTTTCATGATTTTGACCACCTGAAATCCATGAATGCTGATTATGAAATAGATCACTTGTCTGGCCTGGTAGAACTTATTTGA
- a CDS encoding phosphotransferase family protein: protein MLRMGNPGKMTETIPDGEVARNIAEKHGYGSVSEVRRMVTGLCHYVYEVERSNAPNVVVRIAGSKNRRMIESAVYWSNMLRPKGVPLPEILYADHQDDHPFMILERLPGTDLGDVYSQLSSSERKDLAVHLQDIQERVCALPKGQGYGYTASYDGPFDHPDMISLCRASLNRTREWISNADIFSPAIVDEVESVFEKRKDYLATIHPTPHLHDITTKNVLIHDNALSGIVDVDDLCFGDPIRTIALTQTALLSRRQKTNYIDYWCDASGMTSEQRTALAMYTAESAACFLGEIGQAFNREKAEPPDMSYAQVLLDIINEQLALV from the coding sequence ATGTTACGTATGGGAAATCCAGGGAAGATGACAGAAACGATACCAGATGGAGAGGTGGCGCGTAATATTGCGGAAAAACATGGCTATGGTTCTGTATCCGAAGTTCGGAGAATGGTCACGGGTCTGTGCCACTATGTCTACGAAGTGGAACGCAGCAATGCACCAAATGTTGTCGTAAGGATAGCAGGTTCCAAAAACCGGCGTATGATAGAAAGCGCCGTTTACTGGAGCAACATGCTTCGTCCCAAGGGCGTTCCTCTGCCGGAAATTCTATATGCCGATCATCAGGACGACCACCCGTTCATGATTTTGGAACGTCTGCCGGGAACCGACCTTGGAGATGTATATTCACAACTTTCTTCCAGCGAAAGAAAAGATCTGGCGGTCCATCTTCAGGACATCCAGGAGCGTGTATGCGCGTTGCCGAAAGGACAGGGTTACGGTTACACAGCCAGCTATGACGGACCCTTTGATCATCCGGACATGATTTCTCTTTGCCGGGCAAGCCTGAACAGAACGCGGGAATGGATTTCAAATGCGGATATCTTTTCTCCTGCCATTGTAGATGAAGTGGAAAGCGTGTTTGAGAAGCGGAAGGATTATCTGGCGACGATACACCCCACTCCTCACTTGCACGACATCACGACGAAAAACGTCCTTATTCACGACAATGCACTGAGCGGAATTGTGGATGTGGATGATCTCTGTTTTGGCGATCCCATCCGCACCATTGCATTAACGCAAACAGCCTTGCTGAGTAGGCGGCAAAAAACGAATTACATTGACTATTGGTGTGATGCTTCGGGGATGACAAGTGAGCAAAGAACGGCCTTGGCAATGTATACCGCTGAAAGCGCTGCTTGCTTTCTGGGGGAGATTGGACAAGCCTTTAATAGAGAAAAGGCAGAACCGCCTGATATGAGTTATGCACAGGTTCTTCTGGATATCATCAATGAGCAACTCGCTCTTGTGTAA
- a CDS encoding NAD(P)/FAD-dependent oxidoreductase, with product MNKGTVAIVGGGVGGLVAARYLKTQGFSPTIFESHDSFGGQWNRDNPNSGIWPDMRTNTAHFVTKLSDVQYPEKVHIFPRNTDVLAMLKDFAKMHGLDAFARFRVTVTGVFKKKCTGYSVEWIQGCESKSADFDRVIIASGRFNLPEVPAITGLDSFSGECGVIHAFRYKNPEKYRDKNIIVLGGAVSALEVASDQAMMGNGQVYLSQRRQRYVVPKMFAGTPFEYFAFTRQGALGLENMSGEDLLASQKEFLLRYGCDPARYGAPATDPDISRAGVTVSQHYLNLVAEDRIDVRPCISKVDGKTVTFADGQEVEADAIILGTGFELNLPFLSDEIAETINLGPKGLELANFTFHPDLPGLAFVGLWSQRGSYPVVLEQQARWIAYCWGGAIMAPGEKALRHGVQHCIDENHHGGYRSQNEMAIRFAKLAGTDPSKIEDPELVEILSNNAVTGEMFRIVGIDADPNAEACLRSQFWSYAAPDVRLEIARRYGRRIDGSSLTTG from the coding sequence ATGAACAAGGGAACGGTTGCTATCGTTGGAGGAGGTGTCGGCGGGTTGGTTGCTGCTCGATACCTGAAAACTCAAGGGTTCTCACCGACCATATTCGAAAGCCATGATAGCTTTGGCGGGCAATGGAACCGCGATAATCCGAATTCCGGAATTTGGCCAGATATGCGAACAAATACTGCGCATTTTGTGACGAAACTTTCGGACGTTCAATATCCCGAAAAAGTTCATATTTTTCCGCGCAATACTGACGTTTTGGCCATGCTTAAAGATTTTGCAAAAATGCACGGTCTTGATGCGTTCGCACGATTTAGAGTTACTGTCACTGGCGTTTTCAAAAAGAAATGCACTGGCTATTCAGTCGAATGGATCCAGGGTTGCGAATCAAAGAGTGCCGATTTTGATCGTGTGATAATTGCCTCCGGTCGATTCAATCTTCCTGAAGTGCCCGCAATTACCGGCCTGGACAGTTTTTCTGGTGAATGCGGAGTAATTCACGCCTTCCGGTATAAAAATCCCGAAAAATACAGAGACAAGAATATCATTGTTCTTGGTGGCGCCGTTTCCGCACTGGAGGTGGCATCCGATCAGGCAATGATGGGAAATGGCCAAGTTTACCTGTCACAGCGGCGTCAACGCTATGTGGTGCCCAAAATGTTCGCTGGCACGCCCTTCGAGTACTTTGCCTTTACCCGCCAGGGTGCGCTGGGCTTGGAAAATATGTCAGGCGAAGACCTTTTGGCAAGCCAGAAAGAGTTTCTACTTCGCTACGGTTGTGATCCTGCCCGCTATGGAGCACCCGCAACTGATCCGGATATTTCAAGGGCCGGTGTGACGGTCAGTCAACATTACCTTAATCTTGTCGCTGAAGACCGAATTGATGTCCGGCCCTGCATTTCAAAGGTCGATGGTAAAACTGTAACATTTGCGGATGGTCAAGAAGTTGAAGCCGATGCAATCATTCTCGGGACCGGTTTCGAATTGAACCTGCCGTTTCTATCGGACGAGATAGCTGAAACCATCAATCTGGGTCCAAAAGGTCTGGAGCTTGCCAATTTTACATTCCATCCCGACCTTCCTGGTTTGGCTTTTGTGGGGCTCTGGTCGCAGCGCGGCTCCTATCCGGTTGTTCTTGAGCAACAGGCTCGCTGGATCGCTTACTGTTGGGGCGGTGCAATTATGGCTCCAGGCGAGAAAGCTTTGCGCCACGGCGTCCAGCATTGTATCGACGAAAATCATCATGGCGGCTACAGATCACAGAATGAAATGGCGATCCGCTTTGCAAAGTTGGCTGGCACGGACCCTTCCAAAATTGAGGATCCCGAACTGGTCGAAATCCTTTCCAATAATGCGGTTACCGGCGAGATGTTCCGAATTGTTGGAATAGATGCGGACCCCAATGCCGAAGCCTGTCTTCGTTCCCAATTCTGGAGCTATGCCGCACCGGATGTCCGCCTCGAGATAGCCAGGCGATATGGTCGCAGGATTGACGGCTCTTCCCTCACGACAGGGTAA